One segment of Geomonas ferrireducens DNA contains the following:
- the gspF gene encoding type II secretion system inner membrane protein GspF: MPTFRYSAFNQKGAEVTGTMDAATEAEARLQLKGKGLFAKEIAPATEAGSRWSFGSGVSVPDLSLATRRLATLLGSAVPVYEAVATLWEQEAPGELKRVLGRVRDRLAEGQGLAQSLAAEPQVFSESYIGMVSAGEASGALDVVLERLAEFQEDQAEVRSRVITALIYPAIMVVVGVGVMMVLLGFVVPKISAVFESNKATLPLVTVLLIKASTLVRKGWWAMGVLAILAVAAWKRVKTNEELLIRRDRFILRLPIAGQLWRRLVLSRFAKVLGLLLQSGVPIIKAMEITGEAVVNREYKSFLAQARETLIQGGSLSGALKTSPLFPPLLTHMTAVGEKSGELDAMLIKAGDAFQKEFNAQVTRSMALLEPMLILGMGLSIGFMVIAVLLPIMQLNQLVK; encoded by the coding sequence ATGCCGACCTTTCGCTATAGCGCATTCAACCAGAAGGGGGCCGAGGTCACCGGCACCATGGACGCGGCGACTGAAGCCGAGGCGCGCCTGCAGCTCAAGGGAAAAGGTCTCTTCGCCAAGGAGATCGCCCCGGCGACCGAGGCGGGCTCGCGCTGGTCGTTTGGTTCCGGCGTCAGCGTCCCCGACCTCTCCCTTGCCACGAGGCGCCTTGCCACCCTCTTGGGCAGCGCCGTCCCGGTGTACGAGGCGGTCGCGACGCTATGGGAGCAGGAGGCGCCCGGCGAGCTGAAGCGCGTGCTCGGGCGGGTGCGGGACCGGCTCGCCGAGGGCCAGGGGCTTGCCCAGTCACTTGCCGCGGAGCCGCAGGTATTCTCCGAGAGCTACATCGGCATGGTTTCCGCCGGCGAGGCGAGCGGCGCGCTCGACGTGGTGCTGGAGCGCCTGGCCGAGTTCCAGGAGGACCAGGCCGAGGTTAGAAGCCGCGTCATCACCGCCCTCATCTACCCCGCCATCATGGTGGTGGTCGGAGTCGGCGTCATGATGGTGCTGCTTGGTTTCGTCGTTCCGAAGATCTCGGCGGTCTTCGAGAGCAACAAGGCGACCCTGCCGCTCGTCACCGTGCTTCTCATCAAGGCGAGCACCCTGGTAAGGAAGGGGTGGTGGGCCATGGGCGTACTCGCCATCCTGGCGGTCGCCGCTTGGAAACGGGTGAAGACGAACGAGGAGCTTCTCATCAGGCGCGACCGCTTCATCCTGCGCCTTCCGATTGCCGGGCAGCTCTGGCGCCGCCTGGTGCTGTCTCGTTTCGCCAAGGTGCTGGGCCTTTTGCTGCAAAGCGGCGTCCCCATCATCAAGGCGATGGAGATCACCGGCGAGGCCGTGGTTAACCGCGAGTACAAGAGCTTTCTCGCCCAGGCGCGGGAGACCCTGATCCAGGGTGGGAGCCTCTCCGGAGCGCTCAAGACGAGCCCTCTCTTCCCGCCGCTATTGACCCACATGACCGCAGTGGGCGAAAAGAGCGGCGAACTCGACGCCATGCTCATCAAGGCGGGCGACGCCTTCCAGAAGGAGTTCAACGCCCAGGTGACCCGTTCCATGGCGCTTCTGGAGCCTATGCTGATCCTCGGCATGGGACTCAGCATAGGCTTCATGGTCATCGCGGTACTGCTCCCCATCATGCAACTGAACCAGCTGGTTAAATAG
- the gspG gene encoding type II secretion system major pseudopilin GspG, whose product MLKQLKDSRGFTLIELMVVIVILSLLAVLVGPKIIGRSDDAKVADAKVQIRNIETALKLYKLDSGVFPTTEQGLQALVTKPTTGKVPNNYRAEGYLENKNIPKDPWGNDYVYLSPGEHGDYDLSSYGADGARGGEGKNADIESWSMK is encoded by the coding sequence ATGCTGAAACAACTGAAAGACAGCCGCGGCTTCACCCTGATCGAACTGATGGTGGTCATCGTCATCCTGAGCCTTCTGGCCGTCCTGGTCGGGCCGAAGATCATCGGCCGCAGCGACGACGCGAAGGTCGCCGACGCCAAGGTGCAGATCCGCAACATCGAGACCGCCCTGAAGCTTTACAAGCTCGACAGCGGCGTTTTCCCGACCACCGAGCAGGGGCTGCAGGCCCTGGTGACCAAGCCGACCACCGGCAAGGTTCCCAACAACTACCGGGCCGAAGGTTACCTGGAGAACAAGAACATCCCGAAGGATCCCTGGGGCAATGACTACGTCTACCTCTCCCCCGGCGAGCACGGCGACTACGACCTCTCCTCATACGGCGCGGACGGCGCCCGCGGCGGCGAAGGGAAGAACGCCGACATCGAAAGCTGGAGCATGAAGTAG
- a CDS encoding pilus assembly FimT family protein: MAGKQTGKSSRREAGFTLLELMVVIFIIALAAGIVLPRLPDTEGTRLKNSARNLASGIRFLNDQAIITKKVYRLHLELGENTTRITELSPTGEEMQPQDQFMGRRLVEEGIDIEDASVGSKGVVNEGEMIIPFGPGGLGDGVTIHLKAGKAQYTVIAYPSGGKVTVQEGYQEVTS; encoded by the coding sequence TTGGCTGGCAAGCAAACCGGTAAATCGTCCCGCCGCGAGGCGGGCTTCACCCTCCTGGAGCTCATGGTGGTGATCTTCATCATCGCCCTGGCGGCGGGGATCGTGCTCCCGCGCCTGCCGGACACGGAGGGGACCCGGCTGAAGAACTCGGCACGCAACCTGGCGAGCGGCATCAGGTTTCTGAACGATCAGGCCATCATCACCAAGAAGGTCTACCGCCTGCACCTGGAGCTCGGGGAGAACACCACCCGCATCACCGAACTCTCCCCCACCGGCGAAGAAATGCAGCCGCAGGACCAGTTCATGGGACGTCGCCTCGTCGAAGAGGGAATCGACATCGAGGACGCGAGCGTGGGCAGCAAGGGTGTCGTCAACGAGGGTGAGATGATCATCCCGTTCGGACCGGGCGGCCTGGGAGACGGCGTCACCATCCACCTGAAAGCGGGAAAGGCGCAGTACACCGTGATCGCATACCCCTCCGGGGGGAAGGTGACGGTCCAGGAAGGATACCAGGAGGTTACTTCGTGA
- a CDS encoding type IV pilus modification PilV family protein: MRGFTLLEVMIALAITAGVLLTVISSVNYHLSRIAEDSEETTAVLLGRAKLEDPEFAKKTDSKGTFAPDHPDHKWEREISKTEIPGLNMIRFTVIWGNDSKRLSLVQYVPQNAQ; this comes from the coding sequence GTGAGAGGCTTCACCCTGCTCGAGGTGATGATAGCCCTCGCCATCACCGCCGGCGTCCTTTTGACCGTTATCTCATCGGTCAACTACCACCTCTCAAGGATCGCCGAGGACTCGGAGGAGACCACCGCGGTCCTTCTGGGACGCGCGAAGCTCGAGGACCCGGAGTTCGCCAAGAAGACCGACTCGAAGGGGACCTTCGCCCCCGATCATCCCGATCACAAATGGGAGCGCGAGATCTCGAAGACCGAAATCCCGGGCCTGAACATGATCCGCTTCACCGTGATCTGGGGCAACGACAGCAAAAGGCTCTCCCTTGTGCAATACGTGCCGCAAAATGCCCAATAA
- a CDS encoding type II secretion system protein GspJ, whose amino-acid sequence MPNNKGFTLIEVLIALALLVILAGALYGTYFSVVGAREKGGVRMEERRELSTTLGRLHDELSSAFFKAATSNAGATPTTTTQRFHFVVEDRDSFGKPASLLQFTAVTPPRIDPSPASDLMVVRYSVQEKEEDQVLTLVREARDLYLDTSVASVPYPVMDRLEGFLVECWDGSKWVKTWDTALNNQMPQKVRITITVKGGETFSTVATPRKGI is encoded by the coding sequence ATGCCCAATAACAAGGGCTTTACGCTCATAGAAGTCCTGATTGCACTGGCTCTTCTGGTCATCCTCGCCGGCGCGCTTTACGGCACCTACTTCTCCGTGGTCGGGGCGCGCGAGAAGGGTGGCGTCCGGATGGAGGAGCGCCGCGAACTCTCCACGACGCTCGGGAGACTGCACGACGAGCTGTCTTCGGCATTTTTCAAGGCAGCCACATCAAACGCCGGCGCGACGCCAACGACAACGACGCAGCGGTTCCACTTCGTGGTGGAGGACCGGGACAGCTTCGGCAAACCCGCGTCGCTTTTGCAGTTCACTGCGGTCACCCCGCCCCGCATCGACCCCTCGCCTGCGTCGGACCTCATGGTGGTGCGCTACTCAGTGCAGGAGAAGGAGGAAGACCAGGTACTCACTCTGGTACGTGAGGCGCGCGATCTCTACCTCGACACGAGCGTTGCCTCGGTCCCCTACCCGGTCATGGACCGTCTGGAAGGGTTCCTGGTCGAGTGCTGGGACGGATCCAAGTGGGTGAAGACCTGGGACACCGCGCTCAACAACCAGATGCCGCAGAAGGTCCGGATCACCATCACCGTAAAGGGGGGAGAGACCTTCAGCACCGTCGCCACACCGAGGAAAGGGATATGA
- the gspK gene encoding type II secretion system minor pseudopilin GspK, translating to MRGEKGFALVIALIVTTLLVALLAEFVNEVYVDVSHSRNFVASQQAGMLAESGVAGGIKLLQVSSSLRLGEQYSSLLEPWAQPQSLQADNGTVTVTIEEESGKIDLNAATSQTGTPDDFFKNALLRLFDNLKLSRDLYDPLADWVDTDDTPRPSGAEKNYYGTLKPQLQVHNDKLETLEELALVKGYTPEVLAKLRGRVTVYGVANGIAAAPININTAPKEVLMSLDDSLMTGDQVAQILEYRKTKVIKTLADVFGSSPLTNTLALKVGCKGSIYRIRSEGKVGESVSVAEAVVTNVESTSPTILYWREY from the coding sequence ATGAGGGGGGAGAAGGGGTTCGCCCTCGTCATAGCGCTCATCGTGACCACGCTCCTCGTGGCGCTTCTGGCCGAGTTCGTCAACGAGGTCTACGTCGACGTCTCGCACAGCCGCAATTTCGTGGCGTCGCAACAGGCGGGTATGCTGGCGGAATCGGGTGTCGCCGGGGGAATCAAGCTCCTGCAGGTCTCCAGCTCGCTCAGGCTTGGCGAGCAATACAGCTCGCTTCTCGAGCCGTGGGCGCAGCCGCAGTCCCTTCAGGCGGACAACGGGACGGTGACCGTCACCATTGAGGAGGAGAGCGGCAAGATCGACCTGAACGCGGCGACTTCGCAGACCGGAACGCCGGACGACTTCTTCAAGAACGCCCTGCTGCGGCTTTTCGACAACCTAAAGCTGTCGCGCGACCTTTACGATCCCCTCGCCGACTGGGTGGACACCGATGACACGCCGCGCCCGAGCGGCGCCGAGAAGAACTACTACGGCACGCTGAAGCCGCAGCTGCAGGTGCATAACGACAAGCTGGAGACGCTCGAGGAACTTGCCCTCGTCAAGGGATACACCCCGGAGGTGCTGGCCAAGCTGCGCGGCCGGGTGACGGTGTACGGCGTGGCGAACGGCATCGCGGCGGCGCCGATCAACATCAACACTGCCCCCAAGGAAGTCCTCATGTCGCTGGACGACAGCCTCATGACCGGTGACCAGGTAGCCCAGATCCTCGAGTACCGCAAGACCAAGGTGATCAAGACGCTCGCTGACGTGTTCGGGAGTTCGCCGCTCACCAACACGCTGGCCCTGAAGGTTGGGTGCAAGGGGTCCATCTACCGCATCCGTTCCGAGGGGAAGGTTGGCGAAAGCGTGAGCGTCGCCGAGGCCGTAGTGACCAACGTGGAGAGCACATCGCCTACGATCCTTTACTGGAGAGAATATTGA